The nucleotide window TAAAGCTAACGTACGTACAGCGCAGGCCGCACGTACCAGCCTGGCCAAAGCACTGGGAGTATCCTTTACCGGTGGCTCCGTGATGGGCATGGGTGTTGCCGGTCTGGCAGTATTGGGCCTCGGTTCCCTGTTTATTGCTCTCAAAGCGTATTTCGGCGCTGCAGCCAATACTGCAGAAATGGTAAAGACCATTGAAGTGCTTACCGGTTTCTCACTGGGTGCAGAAAGCATAGCCCTCTTTGCCCGTGTAGGTGGTGGTATCTATACCAAAGCAGCCGACGTAGGTGCTGACCTGGTAGGTAAAGTGGAAGCCGGCATTCCGGAAGATGATCCCCGCAACCCTGCCACCATTGCCGATAACGTAGGCGATAACGTAGGTGACGTGGCTGGTATGGGCGCCGACCTTTTCGGTTCTTATGTGGCCACCGTACTGGCTACCATGGTATTAGGCTCTGAAACCACCTCCCAGGACCTGTTTGGCGGTATCGCTCCTATCCTGCTTCCCATGTTGATTGCAGGATCAGGTATTATCTTCTCCATGATCGGTACCTTCTTCGTAAAAATAAGCGACAATGCCGGACTCAATACCAGCGTGGTACAGCGGGCACTCAATATGGGCAACTGGGGTTCTATCGTGCTCACCGCCATCGCCTCCTGGTTCCTGGTTAACTGGATACTGCCCGACGGACCTATGGTACTGCGTGGCCATGAGTTCACCAAAGGCCAGGTTTTTGGTGCTATCGTGGTAGGTCTTGTAGTAGGTACCCTGATGAGCATTATCACCGAATATTATACGGCCATGGGTAAACGCCCTGTGCGCTCCATCATCCGGCAGTCTGCTACCGGTGCAGCTACCAATATCATTGGTGGTTTGTCTGTAGGTATGGAATCCACTGCCCTGCCTATCCTGGTACTGGCTGGAGGTATCTATGGCTCTTATGCGTTTGCAGGCCTCTATGGCGTGGCTATCGCGGCAGCCGGTATGATGGCCACTACAGCTATGCAGCTGGCCATCGATGCTTTTGGCCCTATTGCCGACAATGCCGGTGGTATTGCGGAAATGAGCGAACTGCCTAAAGATGTAAGAGAAAAAACCGATATCCTGGATGCTGTGGGCAACACTACTGCTGCTACCGGTAAAGGTTTTGCCATCGCTTCCGCCGCCCTTACCGCACTGGCACTCTTTGCTGCCTTTGTAGGCGTGGCCGGTATCCAGGGAATCGATATCTATAAAGCCGATGTGCTGGCAGGCCTGTTCATTGGCGGCATGATCCCCTTTATCTTCTCCTCCCTCGCCATCGCAGCCGTAGGACGTGCCGCCATGGCCATGGTGGAAGAAGTACGTCGCCAGTTCCGGGAAATACCTGGTATCATGGAAGGCACCGGCAAACCGGAGTACGACAAATGCGTAGCCATCTCCACACAAGCCTCTATCCGTGAGATGATCCTGCCAGGCGCTATTGCCCTCACATCCCCACTGCTCATTGGATTCCTCGCAGGCCCCGAAGTACTGGGCGGATTCCTCGCCGGCGCTACTGTCAGCGGCGTATTAATGGGTATCTTCCAGAACAATGCCGGCGGCGCCTGGGACAACGCTAAAAAATCATTTGAAAAAGGCGTGGAAATCAACGGCGAAACCTACTACAAAAAATCAGAGCCACATAAAGCTTCTGTTACCGGTGATACCGTAGGAGATCCCTTCAAAGATACTTCCGGCCCGTCTATGAACATCCTGATCAAACTGATGTCCATCGTTTCGCTGGTAATCGCCCCTACCCTGTCTGAAAAATTCCATACCAAGGAAGTGCCTCCGGTGGTGAAAATGAAAACCGTCACCCCTCCGGCAGCTAAAGCTTCCGTTTATGTAATGAAATAATTTAAATAGCGGACAACACCCGGACCAATTTTTTACTTTCTCATTTTCTTATTTTTTGACAAAATCCCAATAAGAAAATAAAAAATAGGAAAATGAGAAAATTGATCCCGGTTCGTTGTCCGCTAATTTTTTAAATTTTACTGTAATTTTTTTTGTTACAGTAAAAAAGAACTGTACTTTTGTCCTACAAACTGTAATAAAAAATAAAACAGTTAAACAATAAGCCTTGCGGGGCTGTAATTATATCACTACAAAAACGCATTGACATGAAAGTAGCTATCATCGGAGCATCCGGATTCATCGGCTCCGCCCTTTTAAACGAAGCGCTCAACAGAGGCCATCAGGTGACTGCCATCGTACGCCATCCTGAAAAAATTCAA belongs to Chitinophaga sp. HK235 and includes:
- a CDS encoding sodium-translocating pyrophosphatase; this encodes MNIVFLVPCFGLLALLFTAIRSSWVTRQDAGNEKMKEIAQHIAEGAMAFLKAEYKVLIYFVVVIALLLGYMGSSHHTSHWFIGVAFVMGAIFSATAGFIGMRIATKANVRTAQAARTSLAKALGVSFTGGSVMGMGVAGLAVLGLGSLFIALKAYFGAAANTAEMVKTIEVLTGFSLGAESIALFARVGGGIYTKAADVGADLVGKVEAGIPEDDPRNPATIADNVGDNVGDVAGMGADLFGSYVATVLATMVLGSETTSQDLFGGIAPILLPMLIAGSGIIFSMIGTFFVKISDNAGLNTSVVQRALNMGNWGSIVLTAIASWFLVNWILPDGPMVLRGHEFTKGQVFGAIVVGLVVGTLMSIITEYYTAMGKRPVRSIIRQSATGAATNIIGGLSVGMESTALPILVLAGGIYGSYAFAGLYGVAIAAAGMMATTAMQLAIDAFGPIADNAGGIAEMSELPKDVREKTDILDAVGNTTAATGKGFAIASAALTALALFAAFVGVAGIQGIDIYKADVLAGLFIGGMIPFIFSSLAIAAVGRAAMAMVEEVRRQFREIPGIMEGTGKPEYDKCVAISTQASIREMILPGAIALTSPLLIGFLAGPEVLGGFLAGATVSGVLMGIFQNNAGGAWDNAKKSFEKGVEINGETYYKKSEPHKASVTGDTVGDPFKDTSGPSMNILIKLMSIVSLVIAPTLSEKFHTKEVPPVVKMKTVTPPAAKASVYVMK